One region of Culex pipiens pallens isolate TS chromosome 2, TS_CPP_V2, whole genome shotgun sequence genomic DNA includes:
- the LOC120420349 gene encoding uncharacterized protein LOC120420349: MCVHTRSARPPQRGFADLPPEIQEYIFDFLPLADRKAAACVNSHWLTLAFSGRFLARTRLKIPSWTELDICSRMLLAKSGRRHRNIFAAFGSGSCEPRDLHLLLDILVRLAETIECVQSPTMFSSQQLTAIVNTLPRLKELEVAVGDVYNFEHEGLMQLARLVKPIASSTHLSEKNSLTKLRMKLFSCKSPSFFGNFLRKMSVNLRELSLYVVCPYVPLSSVDLPNLTTLRISAQQFSMKSDMLIIMFQGTPKVKKLRIDHDIDSHVFETLTQNCSELQELNVHVNVRDIPSLESLSKLQKLRKLKLEGSFTSNQMRACSPIPGMRKLYLRVHRLDNITTFFHQLERILPNLHTIHFRINSLPLFSKRIVQQITRGFQSLSKFTIEGSPVVMRPELAFQSLRDRPDGVQEDDDDELETDSKIGRLRVSNCTDFRDADLLRLATTFPELTYVELCKSRWITEEGLRVFAEVLPNCRIELNDK; encoded by the coding sequence ATGTGCGTCCACACTCGCAGTGCCCGCCCGCCCCAACGCGGATTCGCCGACCTGCCGCCCGAGATCCAGGAGTACATCTTCGACTTTCTACCGCTCGCGGATCGCAAGGCCGCCGCCTGCGTCAACTCCCACTGGCTGACGTTGGCCTTCTCGGGTAGGTTCCTGGCCCGTACGCGCCTCAAGATTCCCAGCTGGACCGAGCTGGACATCTGTTCGCGGATGCTGCTGGCCAAGAGTGGCCGGAGACATCGGAACATCTTTGCCGCGTTCGGGAGCGGGTCTTGCGAGCCGCGCGATCTGCACCTGCTGTTGGACATCTTGGTGAGGTTGGCTGAGACGATCGAGTGCGTGCAGAGTCCGACCATGTTCAGCTCGCAGCAGCTGACCGCCATCGTGAACACTTTGCCGCGGTTGAAGGAGCTGGAGGTTGCCGTTGGGGATGTTTACAACTTTGAACACGAGGGGTTGATGCAGCTGGCCAGGCTTGTGAAGCCGATTGCGAGTAGTACCCACTTGAGTGAGAAGAATTCATTGACGAAATTACGAATGAAACTGTTTTCATGTAAAAGTCCAAGCTTCTTTGGAAATTTCCTTAGAAAGATGTCTGTCAACTTGAGGGAGCTCAGCCTGTACGTAGTCTGTCCGTATGTCCCACTGAGTAGCGTAGATTTGCCCAATCTAACAACACTTCGTATATCAGCGCAACAGTTTTCAATGAAGTCGGACATGTTGATCATCATGTTCCAAGGAACTCCAAAAGTGAAAAAGCTACGAATTGATCATGACATCGACAGTCATGTTTTCGAAACACTTACGCAAAACTGTAGTGAACTGCAGGAACTAAACGTCCATGTCAATGTTAGGGACATTCCCTCGCTGGAATCCCTGTCGAAACTGCAGAAACTTCGCAAACTGAAACTCGAAGGATCATTCACGAGCAATCAGATGCGCGCCTGCTCGCCGATTCCCGGCATGCGCAAGCTGTACCTTCGCGTCCATCGGCTGGACAACATCACAACCTTCTTCCACCAGCTGGAGCGAATCCTGCCCAACCTGCACACCATCCACTTTCGCATCAACAGTCTGCCCCTGTTCAGCAAGCGGATCGTCCAGCAAATCACCCGCGGTTTCCAGTCCCTGTCCAAGTTCACCATCGAGGGATCCCCGGTCGTAATGCGCCCGGAGTTGGCGTTTCAGTCACTTCGAGACAGACCCGATGGAGTGCAGGAGGACGACGATGACGAACTTGAGACCGATAGCAAGATCGGCCGTCTCCGGGTGAGCAACTGTACCGACTTTCGTGACGCAGATCTGCTCCGGTTGGCTACGACGTTTCCGGAACTGACGTACGTCGAGCTGTGCAAAAGTCGGTGGATCACCGAGGAGGGACTACGAGTTTTTGCGGAGGTGCTACCGAATTGTCGGATCGAATTAAATGATAAATAA
- the LOC120420341 gene encoding uncharacterized protein LOC120420341 translates to MADSSLSTTMSSTTVSCLPPEVLEMVLDFLPCIDRKSASLVSQRWLQAAFSSRFLNKVNLLVPSSRRNVDRIQLLLASKRPYRNFFISTEYGRCGPDDWRLLVQFLERFAGSVTCFQSMVRFTPVQVKAIRERLPGLKEICVGVSGDVACCQCSIVGGSREAYLGVTDVFTLERQLLGVGADVDPESLPNVVKLALRINVYSNTNYDFNVLGRVKDGLREMYIYSKESYIPMEYLKQRKVRVMLMSGSLEGIDENIQMQFNEELSVKRQAYPTLEVTLPLLQVITSTCSRLTTLRISTNWLSQQAVRYLDSLDQLEELYVFGDFHKALLRDCAPLATVKTLILRIEHIDTVDQFFETIAKITPNLSDLRVLLPPPCILDNAMAELICRNFRMLRKLALFGSMMAPVESRCDTFVHFDQMPFLEELIVRDMYLNMERLMPGKLRILRINYCRSLRDEDLQLVPLIFPKLKVLEIGFCANVTKPAVQALIPKMPGCSLNAVIRIDG, encoded by the coding sequence ATGGCTGATTCTAGTCTCAGCACCACAATGTCCTCCACCACCGTAAGCTGCCTTCCCCCGGAAGTGCTCGAGATGGTGCTGGACTTTCTACCCTGCATCGACCGCAAATCAGCGTCCCTAGTTAGTCAACGCTGGCTCCAAGCTGCCTTCTCCAGCCGCTTTCTCAACAAGGTGAACCTGCTGGTGCCGAGCAGTCGCCGGAACGTCGACCGGATCCAGCTGCTGCTGGCCAGCAAGCGGCCGTACCGGAACTTTTTCATCTCGACGGAGTATGGGCGATGCGGTCCGGACGATTGGCGCCTGTTGGTGCAGTTTTTGGAGCGGTTCGCAGGTTCGGTGACGTGCTTCCAGTCGATGGTCCGATTCACGCCGGTTCAGGTGAAGGCGATTAGGGAGCGGCTTCCTGGTTTGAAGGAGATTTGTGTGGGCGTTAGCGGGGATGTTGCGTGTTGTCAGTGTTCGATTGTTGGCGGTAGTCGGGAGGCGTACTTGGGGGTGACGGACGTTTTTACGTTGGAACGGCAGCTGCTGGGAGTTGGGGCGGATGTGGATCCGGAATCGTTGCCGAACGTGGTGAAGCTGGCGCTGAGGATCAACGTGTATTCCAATACGAACTACGACTTTAATGTGCTTGGTCGCGTTAAGGATGGGTTGAGAGAGATGTACATCTACTCGAAGGAGAGTTACATTCCGATGGAGTATTTGAAGCAGCGGAAGGTGAGGGTGATGTTGATGTCGGGAAGCTTGGAGGGAATCGACGAGAACATTCAGATGCAGTTTAACGAGGAGCTTAGTGTGAAGAGACAAGCGTATCCTACTTTGGAGGTTACACTACCGTTGTTGCAGGTCATAACATCAACTTGTTCTCGGTTGACCACGCTAAGAATCAGTACCAATTGGTTGTCGCAACAAGCGGTTCGCTACTTGGATAGCCTGGATCAGCTGGAAGAACTGTACGTGTTTGGAGACTTCCATAAGGCTTTGCTACGTGACTGTGCTCCTCTTGCAACGGTCAAAACGTTGATTCTTCGCATCGAACACATCGATACGGTCGATCAGTTCTTCGAAACCATAGCGAAGATCACGCCGAATCTAAGCGATCTGCGAGTGCTACTGCCTCCACCTTGCATCCTGGACAACGCGATGGCCGAACTGATCTGCCGCAACTTCCGAATGCTGCGCAAGCTGGCCCTGTTCGGCTCGATGATGGCTCCGGTGGAGTCCCGGTGCGATACCTTCGTGCACTTTGACCAGATGCCGTTCCTGGAGGAGCTGATCGTGCGCGATATGTATCTGAACATGGAGCGGCTCATGCCGGGGAAGTTACGGATCCTGCGGATCAACTACTGCCGATCGCTGCGCGACGAAGATCTGCAGCTGGTGCCGCTGATATTCCCCAAGCTGAAGGTGCTGGAGATTGGGTTTTGCGCGAATGTTACCAAGCCGGCTGTGCAAGCGCTGATTCCGAAGATGCCTGGTTGTAGCTTGAATGCCGTTATTAGGATAGATGGTTAA